A portion of the Pogoniulus pusillus isolate bPogPus1 chromosome 6, bPogPus1.pri, whole genome shotgun sequence genome contains these proteins:
- the LOC135176431 gene encoding uncharacterized protein LOC135176431, with amino-acid sequence MAKMTPGEMLEDMPRLEHRSSSSSCSEAEEIKNKAGKRIVEWWAPGNEAIMAKMTPREMLEDMPALDPWSSSSSSSSEERKNKAGKKIAKWWVPGNEATMARMSVREMLENMPGSEPWRSSSSCSGAEEAAKNRAAKRRSQEPRTMPGVSTAKSPQSSASPSGSNVQQPLQPSEQQKEPGKEPSPGGDQVPEPGTEQSQDSSQQPQQPTPAAARASDAGAQSSAEEPSSAGRKPSTQQAGLWSRLKSCCIRCWLCRCCPCLQRWARKKQGVP; translated from the coding sequence atggccaagatgacaccaggggagatgctggaggacatGCCACGcttggagcacaggagctcctccagcagctgctctgaggcagaggagATAAAGAACAAGGCAGGGAAGAGGATAGTGGagtggtgggccccagggaacgaggccatcatggccaagatgacaccacgggagatgctggaggacatgcctgccttggacccctggagctccagcagctcctcttcctcagaggagagaaagaacaaggcagggaagaagatagcAAAGTGGTGGGTCCCAGGGAACGAGGCCACCATGGCCAGGATGAGTGtccgggagatgctggagaacatgccagGCTCGGAGCCCTGGaggtcctccagcagctgctctggggcgGAGGAGGCAGCCAAGAACAGGGCAGCAAAGAGGAGGAGCCAGGAGCCCAGGACCATGCCGGGGGTCTCCACTGCCAAGTCCCCTCAGAGCTCTGCATCTCCCTCGGGCTCCAATGTCCAacagcctctccagccttcGGAGCAACAGAAGGAGCCTGGCAAAGAGCCGAGCCCAGGCGGGGACCaagtcccagagcctggcacggagcagagccaggacagtagccagcagccgcagcagccTACGCCTGCAGCCGCCCGGGCGAGTGACGccggggcacagagcagcgcagaggagcccagcagtgcagggaggaaGCCGAGCACGCAGCAAGCTGGGCTCTGGAGCCgcctgaagagctgctgcattcgctgctggctctgcagatgcTGCCCCTGTTTGCAGCGCTGGGCCCGGAAGAAGCAGGGGGTCCCCTAG
- the LOC135175831 gene encoding phostensin-like produces the protein MDPMSVLLPILLVSLTMNVLDWWKSKLRRKRKEEKAAAKAQRKAEKELRQRKDSVRGRLQEQRASEQVAEQEQEPRPTPEVQGAQKEAARRDPRATEELQKQQQKEWWAPENKAIMAKMTPGEMLEDMPRSEHRSSSSSCSRAKQIKKKAGKKTVEWWAPGNEAIMAKMSVREMLEDMPRSEHRSSSSSSEEPELKNQAGKKIEKWWAPGNEAIMAKMTTREMLENMPALDPWSSSSDSEEPELKNQAGKKIEKWWAPGNEAIMAKMTTREMLENMPALDPWSSSSDSEEPELKNQAGKKIVKWWAPGNEAIMAKMTTREMLENMPALDPWSSISFSEEEEAARSRATKRRSQEPRTMPGVSAAKSPQSSASPSGSNVQQPLQPSEQQKEPGKEPSPGGVQVPEPGTEQSQDSSQQPQQPTPAAARASDAGAQSSAEEPSSAGRKPSTQQAGLWSRLKSCCIRCWLCRCCPCLQRCCPCLQRRCPCWQRKKQEVP, from the exons ATGGACCCCATGTCTGTTCTATTGCCAATTCTCTTGGTCTCCCTCACGATGAACGTCTTG GACTGGTGGAAAAGTAAGCTGAGACgtaagagaaaggaggagaaagctgcagccaaagctcagcgaaaggctgagaaagaatTAAGGCAGCGAAAGGACTCAGTGAGAGGTcgcctgcaggagcagagag CTTCTGAGCAGGTGGCTGAACAAGAGCAGGAGCCGAGGCCGACCCCAGAGGTGCAAGG ggcacaaaAGGAGGCAGCACGGAGGGACCCCAGggccacagaagagctgcagaagcagcagcagaaggagtggtgggccccagagaacaaggccatcatggccaagatgacaccaggggagatgctggaggacatGCCACGCTCggagcacaggagctcctccagcagctgctctaggGCGAAGCAGATAAAGaagaaggcagggaagaagacaGTGGAGTGGTGGGCTccagggaacgaggccatcatggccaagatgagtgtccgggagatgctggaggacatGCCACGCTCGGAGCacaggagctccagcagctcctctgaggagcctgagctaaagaaccaggcagggaagaagatagagaagtggtgggccccagggaacgaggccatcatggccaagatgacaacacgggagatgctggagaacatgcctgccttggacccctggagctccagcagcgactctgaggagcctgagctaaagaaccaggcagggaagaagatagagaagtggtgggccccagggaacgaggccatcatggccaagatgacaacacgggagatgctggagaacatgcctgccttggacccctggagctccagcagcgactctgaggagcctgagctaaagaaccaggcagggaagaagatagtgaagtggtgggccccagggaacgaggccatcatggccaagatgacaacacgggagatgctggagaacatgcctgccttggacccctggagctccatcagcttctctgaggaggaggaggcagccaggagcagggcaaCAAAGAGGAGGAGCCAGGAGCCCAGGACCATGCCGGGGGTCTCCGCTGCCAAGTCCCCTCAGAGCTCTGCATCTCCCTCGGGCTCCAATGTCCAacagcctctccagccttcggagcagcagaaggagcctgGCAAAGAGCCGAGCCCAGGCGGGGTCCaagtcccagagcctggcacggagcagagccaggacagtagccagcagccgcagcagccTACGCCTGCAGCCGCCCGGGCGAGTGACGccggggcacagagcagcgcagaggagcccagcagtgcagggaggaaGCCGAGCACGCAGCAAGCTGGGCTCTGGAGCCgcctgaagagctgctgcattcgctgctggctctgcagatgcTGCCCCTGTTTGCagcgctgctgcccctgcttgcAGCGCCGCTGCCCCTGTTGGCAGCGGAAGAAGCAGGAGGTCCCCTAG